A single uncultured Methanolobus sp. DNA region contains:
- a CDS encoding biotin transporter BioY produces the protein MLKENHFQATNNNNIKKMVFASLFAALMAVGAYIEIPVPVSPVPITLQTFFVLLTGAILGARWGAISVVVYLLLGIAGLPVFSGGSSGLGMIFGPTGGFLIGFMFGAFIIGYLSDRLGTKNIAMNMIIMLAGLSVIYLFGILQLMNVADLGMTQAIALGMIPYLPGAVLKLVAAAAVSSRYSLTDQHDQN, from the coding sequence ATGTTGAAAGAAAATCATTTTCAGGCAACGAATAATAACAATATCAAAAAAATGGTCTTCGCCTCTCTTTTTGCTGCCCTCATGGCAGTTGGTGCATATATTGAGATCCCTGTGCCTGTAAGCCCGGTCCCTATTACATTGCAGACATTTTTTGTATTGCTGACAGGTGCTATATTGGGAGCAAGATGGGGAGCTATCAGTGTAGTTGTATATCTGCTTCTTGGAATAGCAGGTCTGCCTGTGTTCTCCGGTGGAAGTTCCGGTCTTGGAATGATATTCGGTCCAACCGGCGGATTTCTCATTGGTTTCATGTTCGGTGCTTTTATCATAGGTTACCTGTCAGACCGCCTCGGAACAAAAAATATAGCTATGAATATGATTATTATGCTTGCAGGTCTTTCCGTGATCTATCTTTTCGGAATACTTCAACTTATGAATGTTGCAGACCTGGGTATGACACAGGCAATTGCACTTGGAATGATTCCCTATCTTCCTGGTGCAGTTCTGAAACTTGTTGCTGCAGCAGCAGTATCTTCCAGATATTCCCTGACCGATCAGCATGATCAAAATTGA